From Malaya genurostris strain Urasoe2022 chromosome 2, Malgen_1.1, whole genome shotgun sequence:
TTTTCCAGAAAAACAATTATACATTCAAACTCAACGCTATTCAGTGACACAAAATGGAGTATAACCCAAATGTGCATAGTTGACGAGTATCTATTGAATTTTCACACGTACTAAAATTATCCAATAAAATTAGAAGAAACTAATGCAGATTACATTTACAAATATATGATTAAATTACAAAAGTAAGCATGTTGACCGATTTAGAAATATCCCAGGGCAATTTctaaaaacaaataattttcgTGAAACTGAGGTGAGCTCACACTTAACACACATTTGGCGTGGAAACACACGGTTTGAGAGTAGTTGGGGTTAAATCTGGGTTAGATTCGGCAGCGAAATGACGTAACAAACTATATTGTTTCGGATAAATACCTATGGAAAAccattatttttttaatctcGTATCGTCATTTATTGCTAATTAAGTAtcacaattaaattttttttgaggctGTGTTTACCATCCatgatggtgatgatggtgTCTATGATGTCCATAGCCACCATAGCCGCCATATCCGCCGTAGCCGCCATATCCGCCATATCCTCCATAACCACCATACCCTCCATAGCCACCATATCCTCCATAGCCGCCATATCCGTAGCCAGGATATCCACCCCAGCCTCCGACACCTCCTCCGACCAGGCCAACTCCAACACCAATTCCACCGACTCCGAAGTGACGCTTATGTCGAACGGCCTGCTCGGCGGTACTATCTTGGTCATTAATCTGTGCCAGTTCTGCAGGATCCACTGCTGGTGCTTCATCCGGCACCTGAATTGGCAGCTCTTGAGGGGCCGATTCTTCTTGCAGTGGCTGTTCAGCAGGTCTACTTAGCAGAATTGTGCCATCCTGTGGGACGGGAATCTCAATTTCTTGTGGCCTAGCAAACGCTGATGCTGCGATTGCTAGCACAATTATGAAGCAGGTTGATTGCATTGTTTTTAATCTGAAACTTGAAAAAGATTCGGTGAATTCCTTTGTTGAAATGATATTTTGTGAGTGCACTCCTGCATTAAAGctattttaatttattcaaaCATGCTCCCAATATTGTTAATCGTTTTTTACGACGCATTGCTAAGGTTATGATTTATTCCCAAATAATTTCGCAAGAATCTGTTTTTGAACACAAAATATCAATGAGGATTACGCAACTATTGTACGATTGTCATGCAAAATTCACATCTCAAATTTTTCGCTACGATGATTTAAACTTTTTCGCACATTTTTACACAGCACTAACTTATTATCACTTATTCACATTGTTTCCAATCTGATATAGTCatcaatcaaaatcaaacaaacaTTTGGGAACACGATCAAACAAATATTCTTTGATTGCTATCAAACACCACTTTTGCTACATAAAACACAACAATTGCCTTCAGAAAAACTGACCTCTTGAAACGCTTAGATCCAAACGGTGACTACGCTTGATCCCAGCCATTCGGTGTCCTTTTATATATCAAACTGAGAATGGGAAGCATCTCACGACTGCGGGGAAATGTAAGAAAAGCTTCTTATCCCACAATGTATTATGCACACATATGCACCGTGTAACCTGTTCGGCCGGAGTAAGATACGGAGATCCAGTCCATTCTCTCTCTTCACCCGCGCCACGCAAGGTCGCATCATAAAGCATCACGACGAAACAATTGCCGGTCGTATTTTGAGCGTATTTTCCGTGTTTCAGATCGCGACCGGGTCCAGCTTGAAAGTTCGTCTAGATCGAAAACAAACCGGAACATATTTACACTCATCTAATAGTGTGGCTGTATTTTTCTCATGCAACgaaagtttcaaaatatttaataattttatttatcgTTTTGTTGTATAAcaacaatatattttttatcTGCCATTGTAAACCTAGCAAATACATCATCTGAAATGATAATAACACTTCTGTAGGTAGAAGAAACTAgcaacattttttcacatttaactTGATATGAATCGTTGCCTCAATTATGACAAAGCATCGTTAACTCTCACCTATCTTCTAAATATTTGTAaaattgcttcaaaaaattAGTCTTGTTGAACTTGCTCCAACAAAAATTTTGAGTCGTTATTGTTCCTATTTTTTCTATCATGATATCTCGGTTGGGATTCGAAACTCCTGAGCATTTTCACTTcaatatctaacgaggaaaacagattaaaACAATGACATGCAAATATaaccacacagaaaaaaatataaatgttaCAGGAGACGAAATTATACAAACGGTACAATCCATAACTAGTTAACTTTTCAAAtaatgcaatattccattcgtacagaattttacaggctccgagaGTAATCTGCACtcagctaccaagtgccgctgtatgggtatgtatcaattattcatcaaacagatatgtgcttctgtggttcagtccattaactgacgtgctttgtgatctaatgtttctcggttcaagttgcgctgttgctatcgttcttttgttttttatttaattcgaTTTGAGACTATGTAACTTtctaatcacacaattttacactgcttgaatataaatttgtgtgaaatacaacgctccatttatgtgcatctaataagatgtaaaatcacaagattttttcgaactgtgtatgtaacgaaaaccacgaaaaagctaccgcacatacgggactcgaactcgtagctagctcctatccggaGACAATGttgtgccaattaaactactctgCATGAGAAAACTTATGAAGAAACagcctaattgactagaagaaccgagTATGTTTCGCTGTACTTGGGCGCCAAGGCATTCAATTGTAGTCATATATGTATGGTAATTCCTCCACCATCGCATCACAAGTTTATCTTCTTTCTGATTTGCCGTCAGACGCTGATTTCAGATTTTGTTTTTATCTCtttcgaagcatgcttggttcttctagtcaattatgCTGTTGCTTCATGAGTTTTTACATGCAGGGTAGttcaattggcaaaacaatttccccggataggagctagatacgggttcgagtcccgcatCTACGGTATCTTCTTCGtgattttcattacatagttgtgtTTGCATGTCATTGTTCCAATttgttttttcaatctcattagatactgatcaaatttaaaactagctcaaggcggctgtACGACTTAACCAGattaaaacaaatcattgaatttcacttcattgtttaatttaattttagtgTATTTACTTTTGGCTCAAATTCTGTATTAGCAAGATTCTAGCATTACTTTTAAGAAGAGCTTAGGCAAACATCCCTTGACAAATTTCAAAAACCTTAAAATTGTCTGATTGATTTGTTCTCTTTAGCAAGTTTCTGTAGATACAATAGAAGCTGAGCAATTTTCAAACAGTGATGatagtaaaaaatatttcaacaataTTAAGTCTGTAACAAATGCGATTTTCCAACTTTGTATAAAAACATGAAAtagaattattttagaaaaataagtataatatttgaataaacttAGAAAACAACGACAACCCACAGAAACATCTaagttttcagaaaatttcatttggaaatCGCTGAGTCTGAGGAACGTTAGAATATAGAAATTTTTTGCATTTTATACATAGTtttgattgaaaaattgattgtacttttgtaaaatcataaaacatttgaaaagctTTCTGAAGTGCAATAACAATTTCAtcagtttttttgtttcaattgttaaggtttcaaccttaaggtcattcgcctctccggccaagaaaaactttctgaccttaCTTGcagggttgagaatcgaacccagagaGAGTGcatgaaagacatcgactaacCCTTCATGTTATACCCGTCCTCCAAATTTCATCATTTGTTATCtacaaattataaaaaaatgaaaaatatctgaAACAAGTATCCGAGAAAATTATTGTTTAGGTTTTATTTTCCAAACGAACTGTGAACACAACCGTTTTAACAGTTTTTACTTTTTCTACACCGCTCTGAAAATTACCATTGCTTCGGCAATGGGACTTCAacttaggtggctgtaccggctgaggctggtcataatacatagatgataatgacaTTAAAGtgtgtgtgtacagtgcctaacgagttGTCATCGTCGTTTTAATGAcatttgttcttgttttcgtattattcacgctcgaaaatgtctgtttatgtgcccaattctcgccatttgcgagaagttttacttttctgttacaattcgaacaaaatgcagctgaagctcatcggtgatgctgctctgagtaaatgaacgtgtcgggagtggtttcaacgt
This genomic window contains:
- the LOC131430017 gene encoding cuticle protein 64-like; protein product: MQSTCFIIVLAIAASAFARPQEIEIPVPQDGTILLSRPAEQPLQEESAPQELPIQVPDEAPAVDPAELAQINDQDSTAEQAVRHKRHFGVGGIGVGVGLVGGGVGGWGGYPGYGYGGYGGYGGYGGYGGYGGYGGYGGYGGYGGYGGYGHHRHHHHHHGW